In Portunus trituberculatus isolate SZX2019 chromosome 44, ASM1759143v1, whole genome shotgun sequence, a single window of DNA contains:
- the LOC123518616 gene encoding interleukin-1 receptor accessory protein-like 1-A: MGGFWVTQLTVVLALLPGHLFTKIGKSCPCQKSSVYPMVDDSSHTNTERTILCCKDMLLGYKDPGASIQWSFNGEAFSERWPSSFTPGYCDETLTTTSAKLSDSGIYGCTITASNGTVKTFKMSLSVERNINHRTKPESIKGSPSTVAQLEDRITLTCESYVGTNDTNRYGVLMKWRKYLPNNNTHTFVESLPNVTRIRINNSSKASWGILKEELVISSVQEIHFGRYVCTVANNFDSLSFNITLTEGIPKEQEKIQKYKATVAVVAGLLGVVLMLLLGWWRCGRQISLYCRRRSFSSEDHQYDVFLVHGESASRWVCSFLLPALEDSFGYTCFLPQRDMCGGEMVAESILEALGKCRRVVVVMTPCLLDSPWATWATCSGIQTALTSRARILALVLKEQSMKSDSLHPNPFLSVLKVVKKIKLPGEFARDLREQSPPHEPSDIPMQESNDQKTELKLIIPEINVCNSSSNSLSKSQRLSNMISGSNAASREDLECTKNKPTVVGSPVVFTLDDQEPQDPSSPNSVTPFIFSSHPKSHRRSDGSMWESVSWCLQMICVGNPEEQFWQKLRLHIGPPLPQQTQVQ, encoded by the exons ATGGGAGGGTTCTGGGTGACGCAGCTGACAGTAGTGCTGGCGCTGCTGCCGGGACACTTATTCAC CAAGATCGGTAAGTCATGTCCTTGCCAAAAGTCCAGCGTCTACCCCATGGTTGACGATTCCTCTCATACTAACACGGAAAGAACCATTTTATGCTGTAAAGACATGCTATTGGGCTACAAAGATCCTGGAGCTTCCATTCAATG GTCATTCAACGGTGAAGCTTTCTCAGAAAGATGGCCCAGCTCATTCACACCTGGCTATTGCGACGAGACGCTCACTACCACATCCGCAAAACTCAGTGATAGCGGGATCTACGGTTGCACAATCACTGCCTCCAACGGCACTGTCAAAACCTTCAAAATGTCTCTATCTGTGGAAC GCAACATCAATCATCGTACGAAGCCGGAATCGATCAAGGGCTCCCCAAGCACCGTCGCTCAGTTAGAAGACAGAATCACCTTGACCTGCGAAAGTTACGTAGGAACAAATGATACAAACAGATACGGTGTATTGATGAAATGGCGTAAATATTTACCGAACAACAACACTCATACATTCGTGGAAAGTCTTCCTAATGTGACCAGGATACGAATCAACAACTCCAGCAA agCATCGTGGGGCATACTGAAAGAAGAACTGGTTATCTCATCAGTTCAAGAAATACATTTCGGCCGTTATGTGTGTACAGTGGCAAACAATTTtgattctctctccttcaacatTACTTTAACAGAAGGAA TTCCAAAAGAGCaggaaaagatacagaaatacaaggcaacagtggcggtggtggcaggtCTACTGGGAGTGGTGTTGATGCTGCTGTTAGGCTGGTGGCGCTGTGGTCGCCAAATCTCCCTGTACTGCCGCAGAAGATCATTTTCCTCAG AGGACCACCAGTACGATGTGTTCCTGGTTCACGGAGAGTCTGCCTCCCGCTGGGTGTGCTCCTTCCTGCTGCCGGCATTGGAAGACTCCTTTGGCTACACGTGTTTCCTGCCACAACGGGACATGTGCGGCGGTGAGA TGGTGGCAGAATCCATACTCGAGGCTCTGGGAAAGTGCCGtcgagttgtggtggtgatgacaccGTGCCTACTTGACAGTCCCTGGGCCACTTGGGCCACCTGTAGCGGCATCCAGACAGCCCTCACGTCCAGGGCACgcattcttgctcttgttctcaAG gAGCAGAGCATGAAGAGCGACTCTCTGCACCCAAACCCTTTCCTGAGCGTTCTGAAGGTGGTTAAGAAGATTAAGTTGCCAGGGGAGTTTGCGAGGGACTTACGAGAACAGAGTCCGCCGCATGAACCATCTGATATACCTATGCAAGAGAGCAACGACCAGAAGACGGAACTAAAATTGATAATTCCTGAAATAAATGTCTGCAACAGCTCATCCAACTCTCTATCGAAAAGTCAAAGGTTGTCAAATATGATCAGCGGGAGTAATGCTGCCTCGAGGGAAGACCTAGAATGCACAAAGAACAAACCGACAGTAGTTGGCTCTCCTGTTGTGTTTACGCTTGATGATCAGGAACCGCAAGATCCTAGTTCCCCAAACTCAGTGACACCATTCATCTTTTCGTCCCATCCCAAGTCTCATAGACGTTCTGACGGCTCG ATGTGGGAGTCTGTTAGCTGGTGTCTCCAGATGATCTGCGTCGGGAATCCGGAAGAGCAATTTTGGCAGAAGCTGCGCCTTCACATTGGTCCCCCTTTGCCTCAGCAGACCCAAGTGCAGTGA